The following DNA comes from Bacteroidetes bacterium SB0662_bin_6.
CGACCTCGGCGAAGGGCTGCGCAAGCATCTGCGCCGCCGCTTCGCCCGGCCCGCTCGTGCCCCCGTTGAAAATGATTGTCGTGCCTTTGAAACCGATATCCCACGCGGTCGATGTGGAATCGCGCTGCCGGGTGGCGGCATCCGTCTGAGACGAGGGAATAAGTATCGAACCCGCTTCGAGGTCGTATAGCGTAAACAGGTTGTTGCTGATCGAGGCCCCCGTGTCGGGGTCGCGGCCCGAAGCCGGATCGGCCGGGACATTCTCAGCCATTTTCACATCGAGAATGACCGGCTCCGGCTCGGCATCGGTGCTGTCGCAGCCGGTTAACAGGAAGAGAAACCCGAAGAATATGGAAAAGGCAACAGGTGTTTTCATGGTACGGACGGTCAGGGTTTCAGCGTTGGTGGCGTCATAGCGTGAGGCGGAGAGCGGCGTAAAGCCGCCGTCCGGGAAGCGACGGTACAAGGGTCGGGCGCGTAATGTCGAGCACATTATCCACGCCAAGCTGGATCTCGGCGTCAGCCGGGCCGAGAGCCGGAACTGTCTTGGTAACGGTCGCATCGAAAACGGCATAGGGCGCTACGAACTCGTCGTCGCGGTTGGCCAGCGCGTTGCCGTCGAGATCGCGGTAGCCGTAGCGGCTGCGCCAGCGTCCCCGAACACTGGCGGTGAGACCAAACGGCGTGTGCGCATACACTGTGCGGAATGTCGCCGTATGAGGCGAACGCCCGAACATCCCGCCGTAGTCGCCCGGGCCAAGGCGGTACTCCCGCCCGGACGGATTGCGTCCGAATACGGTACCGGTTTCCAGCGCTTCGACCACCTCACGGTCGCGCGCCTGGAGAAACTGATAGCCGAGAATGATATCAAGCCGGCTCCGTCGGCCCGCGATCGCCCGGATGGTCGCATCCGTCTCGATGCCCCGCGTGTAGATCCGCGCAAGGTTGAAATAGCCGAAAACGAATTGCCCGTTCGTCTTTCGCGCGATCGGCTGGGTCTCGATGAGATCGCGCACGTTGTTGTGGAAAGCATTGACCGAAAAAGCCAGCCGGGGGAACGGCTCGATCGAACCGCCTATGTTGACCGCAACGGAACTTTCGGCCCGGATCTCTTCAAGCGTAGCAGGATCGAAAAAAAGATGATCGATAACTCCTTCCGCCTGCAACTGCGCGACCCCTTCCTGCACCCGGGTGGCGCCAAAGACGGAGTACCCCGCCGCGGCATTGGTGAAAGCAAGGTAAAATTGCCGGAAAGCCGGCGCCTTGAAACCACTCCCCACACTCAGCCGGAAGCGCAGGTTGTCCGCCGGATGAACAAGGAGGGCGATTTTCGGAGTCAGCCGCGCGGCGTAGTCGGAGTGAGCATCGAAGCGGGCGCTTGCGCTCACCTCGACCAGACGCAGCGGAAGCCATTCATGCTGGGCAAAGGCATAGGTCTGGTTCGCCGCAGGACGTTCGCCGTCGGCGTCCGGTCCGTAGCGGTCGCCCCCCAGGCGTTCCTGCACCGCGCCCCCGCCCAGGCTCGTGAGATGACGCCCGTTCCAGAGTGCATCGAGTTGGGTTTCGGCCTTGAGATAGTACTGGTCAAAATCGTCCTCATAGGTGAGCACCCCGTCGCGCTGGCGACGGTAGCGGGTCTCGGTCCGGTAACGCGCTCCGTAGAGCGTCGTCGTGAGCCGTAAACGATCGGAGAGCCGAATCCGGGCTTCCGGGTGCAGACTCCAGTCGACGCGGCGTCCCTCATCGTCGTAGCGCACTTCGGTGCCATCGGCGCTCAGCGCGAAGGCTCCTTCCTGATCCTCTACGGTCGCCCGGGCTCCCAACCGAAGCAGCACCCGATCCGAGAGGGCAAAGCGGCTACGCCAATCGGCCGTCCAGTCGGTGAAAGCCGGGCTGGTGGTCCCGAACGATGCAGGCGTGAGGTCGTAGCCCGCCGAAGCATACCGGTTGAAAAGCAGGCGCGCGCCCGCCCGCTCGCGCCCAGCTTCGACTTCGGCCGTAAAGTCCGTCGTACCGAACGAACCGAACCGGCCGCCAAGAGCACTGCGAAAACCTTCGGCCGCAGGCGCCGTGATAAGATTGACAACACCCGCAAGCGCTTCGCTTCCATAAAGCGACGACGACGGGCCGCGCACGATTTCGACCCGATCCAGACCCTGTACGGTCAACCGATTCAGGTCGAGGGTACCTGCCGTCCGCCCGATGACCGGTTCGCCGTCCAGAAGAATAAGCGTGTAGTCCGGCGCAAAACCCTGCACCTGCAACCCGGTGCCATGGTCGTCGAACAGGGCAAGGCCGGGAACCGTTACAAGGACATCGCTCAGACGCACAGCCCCTTGCATCTGCATGGTTTCGGCCAGAACGACCGTAGTGGGCACGGCCACATCCTCGAGCGCCTTCTCCGAGCGCGTCGCGGTCACGACGATAGGCGACATCTCGACAACGCGAGACGAATCCGCTTTCACGGAATCGGCTGGAACTTGCTGCGCGCGCGCCGTCAGCGAAGGAATCACTAAGACGAGCGCCAAAAAAAGGCGGGGCAGCCTCATGGAGGGAGGGCTTGACTGGTAATACTTTGTATTTAGACTTAATCTAAATTATAATGTATTTGGATGCACCTTTATGAATTTATTATAGAGAGTGTCCGGCCTTTCCCGCCACGCTACAGGATCACCCGTTCCACATCACGCTCAACCGCCGAACAGATTCTCGTGTACAAAAGCGTTGCGAAATTTGCCGTCCGGGTCGTATTCCCGGAGTAATTCCCTGAAGGCAGCGACCTTTTCGTACCGCGATTGCAACCGGTCCGGCGCCATCGTGAACAGTTTTCCCCAATGCGGACGCGCTCCAAAGGGTTCGAGCGCGTCTTCGATCACGGGAAGGAGTTCCCGGAGCGCATCCCAGTCCTGCTCCCAGGTGCAGTGAAAGGCAACGCTGGGCCGGTCGAAGCACATACTCATCCACAGGTCGTCCCGGTCGATGGTGCGCACCTCCGAGATCATCAGGAGCGAACCAAACCGTTCGCCCATGTCCTGAAAAATTCTCGCTACGTCTCGCGCGTGTTCCCGGGCAACAAAGTATTCGCTTTGCAATTCCTTGCCGCTGCTCGGGGTAAAATCCATTCGGAAATGCGGCAGGCGCTCATACCAGGGGCCGGGGACGCCCATCTGTTCGGTGCAATTCACCGCCGAGAGTTCGAGGATCGGATGCACATTCCTCGTCGCCAGGTTGGCGCCGAAAAACACGGGTTCCGCCTCGAACGCATCGTCCCCCGCTATCCGCTTGATCCAGACCTGATTTACCGTGTCCGATTGCCAGTCCGTGAACAGGCTCACGCTGTAACCGCTCGACATGATTTCATCGAAATGATCGTCCAGCGAAACCACCGGGAGGTCCAGGTAGACATGCTGGATCATGTCGAAGGCGGGCTGGAGGTCCAGCGTAACTTCCGTAACCACGCCGAGGCTGCCGAGGCCCACGACCGCTCCGGCGAATCGTTCGCCGTCCTCCTCACGGGAGAGAGTGACCAGATCGCCGTTCGCATCGATGAACGTGATTGCGGCGACCGCCGTGGCCAGATTCCCGTTCGCCACGCCCGAACCGTGGGTGGCCGTAGCACAGGCGCCCGCCACGGAGATATGCGGCAGGGAAGCCAGGTTGTGCAAGGCATACCCCCTTTCCTGAAGATAGGGAGCAAGATCGCCGTAGCGCATACCGGCACCCACGGTTACCCTGTTCGCCGCCTCATCGAGATGCACCACCTGATTGAGATGCTCAAGAGATATTTGCGCCTCGGTGCTGTCCGCAATGGCGTTGAAGCAATGACGCGAACCAAGCGGACGAACCCTGGGCGTGTTCCTCACGAGGTCCTGCGCCTCGGCAACCGTCTGCGGCAGATGCAACCGGTCCGTAGAGTAGGTAAGATTGCCCGCCCAATTCGTCCGGGGCGGAAGAGTGGCGATTTCTTCCGGCCTGCAGGAGGCCAGTGGAGAAAGAATACCGCCCGCCACGAGGGCGGAACATGTTTTCAGGAAGGTTCTTTTGTCCATTCTGTTTTGCTGTGCTGATAGACGACACGGCTCGCAAGCACGAATATACCGAACGGTTCCGTGTATTGCGGTACAATGCGTTCGCTATTATCCTTAGGATACGCTGATCAGATACGAAAACCCCCTGCATTATGACCTTCGACGGGAAAATCGTGGTCGTCACCGGAGCCGCCCAGGGAATCGGGGCCGCCGCCATGGAACTGTTTCTGGAAAAGGGCGCGCGCGTAGCCTGCCTGGACGTTGCCCCTGCAAAAGAAGGGGATGCGGAAAACAGTATGCATGTCCAGTGCGACGTATCGCAAGCGGATCAGGTGGCGCGGGCTTTCCGGCAGGTGCTCGACCGGTTCGGACGCATCGACGTACTCGTCAACAATGCGGCGGTCCAGACGTACGGCACCGTCGAGGAAACGTCCGAGGAAGAGTGGGACCGCGTGCTGGCCGTCAATGTGAAGGGAGCCTTTCTGTGCGCAAAACAGGCGCTCCCCAGCATGACTGCCCAGCGGAACGGCGTGATCGTCAACGTATCGAGCGTACAGGCAATGATGAGCGAAGAGCATGTGGCCGCTTACGCCACCAGTAAGGCCGCCATGCTTGGTCTTACGCGCAGCATCGCCGTGGATTACGCACCGTACAACGTCCGCTCGTCCGCCGTGTGTCCGGGCAGCGTGGACACGCCGCTCCTGCAATGGGCGGCGGACCAGTCCGGCGACCCGGAAGCCATGATGAACGAAATCCGGGGCATGCACCTCCTGAACCGGGCGGCCGATCCCGGCGAAATCGCCCATCTGATCGCCTATCTGGCAAGCGACGAAGCCAGCTTCATCACCGGGCAGGCCTTCCGGATCGACGGCGGCCTCGGCGTCAAGATCGGGGGCGCCTTCCGGGGAAAACAGAAGCGGTAACAGCGCGTTCACCGGATGGCCGGATACCCTGTCCGGCATAGCAGGCCCTGTCAGTAAACGGAGTACATGCATGGCGGACCGTATCCGGAAATGCTGCATCGCAATCCTTGTGCTGTTCGCGGCTGGATGTAATCCGCTCGACGACTTCGAGGCGGGGCCGCTCGGCGCGGTCGAGATCAGCGAGGATGAACCGATACGGATTCGTTCGCTGTTCCCCATTACCGGGCCCGCATCGTCCCACGGCGCATCGCTGGGACAGGCCATTGAACTGGCCGTGCGGGATTTCGGAACCATTCATGGCCGCACGGTTGACCCCGGACAGCCTGTGGACGCCATGTGCTCGCCTGAGGGAGGCCGGACGGGCGCCGAACAGATCGTCGCGGACCGGCAGATAGCAGGGGTCATCGGCACAGCGTGCTCGGCCTCGGGCGTGACCGCCTCGCCGGTGATGAGCAAGGCGGGATTCACGATGATCTCACCGGCCAACGCATCGCCGTTGCTTACTTCCGATCTCGAAGGCAATGCGGGAATGCATTACCACCCCGGTTACTTCCGCGTCGTCACCAACGACCTCTACCGGGGACGGGCTGTCGCCGATTTCGCCTGGAAAGAACTGGGGCTGCGGCGCATGGGGGCCGTGCATGACGGCGACCCCTACACCACAGCTCTTGTGAGCGCATTCGGCAGTGCATTCCGCACACTCGGCGGAGAAGTCACGACGGCCGGAATCGCAAAAGGCGATACGGACATGACCGCTGTGCTCGCGGAATTCTCGGCAGCCGGAGCAGAGGGTATCTTCGTCCCGCTTTTCCTCGCGGAAGGCTCGCTTTTCGTCGAGCAGACGAGGGAATTCGACAGCCTGGAAGATGCAGCGCTCATCACGGGCTCAGCCATGCTCGTACCGGAATTCCTTGGCTCGCCGCAGTCGGAAGGCATGTACTTCGCGGGACCGGTGTTGGAACACGGCCCGGAGGCCAATGGCGTCACCGGGAAAAACGCCGACGCGGTGCTTGCGGCATTCGAG
Coding sequences within:
- a CDS encoding ABC transporter substrate-binding protein; translated protein: MADRIRKCCIAILVLFAAGCNPLDDFEAGPLGAVEISEDEPIRIRSLFPITGPASSHGASLGQAIELAVRDFGTIHGRTVDPGQPVDAMCSPEGGRTGAEQIVADRQIAGVIGTACSASGVTASPVMSKAGFTMISPANASPLLTSDLEGNAGMHYHPGYFRVVTNDLYRGRAVADFAWKELGLRRMGAVHDGDPYTTALVSAFGSAFRTLGGEVTTAGIAKGDTDMTAVLAEFSAAGAEGIFVPLFLAEGSLFVEQTREFDSLEDAALITGSAMLVPEFLGSPQSEGMYFAGPVLEHGPEANGVTGKNADAVLAAFENTYGGAPASPYWAHAYDAATLLLAAIESVAVEKGETLYVDRLALRQEIAATTGFQGIIGVLSCDDFGDCGTGRINIYRHLDTSVTDAAQLPVVYRFEP
- a CDS encoding FAD-binding protein, which produces MDKRTFLKTCSALVAGGILSPLASCRPEEIATLPPRTNWAGNLTYSTDRLHLPQTVAEAQDLVRNTPRVRPLGSRHCFNAIADSTEAQISLEHLNQVVHLDEAANRVTVGAGMRYGDLAPYLQERGYALHNLASLPHISVAGACATATHGSGVANGNLATAVAAITFIDANGDLVTLSREEDGERFAGAVVGLGSLGVVTEVTLDLQPAFDMIQHVYLDLPVVSLDDHFDEIMSSGYSVSLFTDWQSDTVNQVWIKRIAGDDAFEAEPVFFGANLATRNVHPILELSAVNCTEQMGVPGPWYERLPHFRMDFTPSSGKELQSEYFVAREHARDVARIFQDMGERFGSLLMISEVRTIDRDDLWMSMCFDRPSVAFHCTWEQDWDALRELLPVIEDALEPFGARPHWGKLFTMAPDRLQSRYEKVAAFRELLREYDPDGKFRNAFVHENLFGG
- a CDS encoding SDR family oxidoreductase, which encodes MTFDGKIVVVTGAAQGIGAAAMELFLEKGARVACLDVAPAKEGDAENSMHVQCDVSQADQVARAFRQVLDRFGRIDVLVNNAAVQTYGTVEETSEEEWDRVLAVNVKGAFLCAKQALPSMTAQRNGVIVNVSSVQAMMSEEHVAAYATSKAAMLGLTRSIAVDYAPYNVRSSAVCPGSVDTPLLQWAADQSGDPEAMMNEIRGMHLLNRAADPGEIAHLIAYLASDEASFITGQAFRIDGGLGVKIGGAFRGKQKR
- a CDS encoding TonB-dependent receptor, which produces MRLPRLFLALVLVIPSLTARAQQVPADSVKADSSRVVEMSPIVVTATRSEKALEDVAVPTTVVLAETMQMQGAVRLSDVLVTVPGLALFDDHGTGLQVQGFAPDYTLILLDGEPVIGRTAGTLDLNRLTVQGLDRVEIVRGPSSSLYGSEALAGVVNLITAPAAEGFRSALGGRFGSFGTTDFTAEVEAGRERAGARLLFNRYASAGYDLTPASFGTTSPAFTDWTADWRSRFALSDRVLLRLGARATVEDQEGAFALSADGTEVRYDDEGRRVDWSLHPEARIRLSDRLRLTTTLYGARYRTETRYRRQRDGVLTYEDDFDQYYLKAETQLDALWNGRHLTSLGGGAVQERLGGDRYGPDADGERPAANQTYAFAQHEWLPLRLVEVSASARFDAHSDYAARLTPKIALLVHPADNLRFRLSVGSGFKAPAFRQFYLAFTNAAAGYSVFGATRVQEGVAQLQAEGVIDHLFFDPATLEEIRAESSVAVNIGGSIEPFPRLAFSVNAFHNNVRDLIETQPIARKTNGQFVFGYFNLARIYTRGIETDATIRAIAGRRSRLDIILGYQFLQARDREVVEALETGTVFGRNPSGREYRLGPGDYGGMFGRSPHTATFRTVYAHTPFGLTASVRGRWRSRYGYRDLDGNALANRDDEFVAPYAVFDATVTKTVPALGPADAEIQLGVDNVLDITRPTLVPSLPGRRLYAALRLTL